In the Acropora muricata isolate sample 2 chromosome 10, ASM3666990v1, whole genome shotgun sequence genome, one interval contains:
- the LOC136887604 gene encoding actophorin-like, which translates to MANSGVTVSEDCIKRFNEMKKDHKHSFLIMSIKGQKQVEVDELGKQNTPEDNNEETFNTMKKKVLEQNEPKYIVFDFLYETNDGRRDKLAFINWCSDDCNVKKKMLHSSSEDAVKKAVNGVQIKVQANDRGELDYQAILERLRRSGK; encoded by the exons ATG GCTAATTCTGGTGTCACTGTAAGCGAAGATTGCATCAAACGCTTCAATGAGATGAAGAAGGATCACAAGCACAGCTTCCTCATTATGTCAATCAAAGGCCAAAAGCAAGTCGAGGTTGATGAACTGGGAAAACAGAATACACCCGAAGACAACAATGAAGAGACCTTTAacacaatgaaaaagaaagttttggAGCAAAATGAGCCGAAATATATCGTGTTTGACTTCTTGTATGAAACAAATGACGGTAGAAGAGATAAACTGGCTTTTATCAATTG GTGCTCTGACGATTGCAATGTCAAGAAGAAGATGCTACACTCTAGCAGTGAAGATGCAGTAAAGAAAGCCGTCAATGGGGTGCAGATAAAAGTTCAGGCAAATGACCGTGGAGAACTGGATTATCAAGCGATCCTAGAACGTCTTAGACGCAGCGGAAAGTGA
- the LOC136931890 gene encoding uncharacterized protein, protein MNKVEFAVCRIKEKLPKSQGFATRGCGCVVCHESLSSSWGWKCPYFIVTPSVVLCHNDLASEKSFVAEFSSKDGRGLETFEIKQMSDFCKDVVGRRLDNLKQALYLTFVSVDPLGKRGFFKKMGKRGSLQTYRPLNVMENKTTEEPMESLFCHVITNLFSESTINSPLTTQIYKLEFELETGKFCLQDFSGHKKTFNQEMPPIGAVIFNNKGEFAGLLRNFSDSCVTPVFLPELFLKGNEMVNYVEWSNSGNGLSPESHDELEQSKGNLQQGADSSAGHAVYKEKLPEDKNNGVAASEILSLGQMSNLTSLGGVPGEVKDVSATSVSKDSYLNTTEGSFKTGMMHADVEVTNGLGQVEQIPQRFVTCDETWRIREEGLANPTDHENDNKEEDSSLSGETKESPRLMDEIRDILSSDKALDIFDQTIKGSYQTEKDPATDSDLGQRASEATLVVPHMIGSASDVTDKDLEVTKTASSETADASDWAMVASGDNMLVSQREGNLDRVEKTTGNGTETEVLPKEMEVAPSKREVAFDETEVTIDRSKEVPDSTKGSLGKEEDLITGEIEVTDIDAVVKDGYKVHNMVEASPDIIQGGTDETKLALDEEQLGTDATDVNPLQTEDIAGDMKVMSEQIENTSVETTLAASTKGEALSDRKEAPDQTIEVSYNEEELSVRIDGEADSEMTSRNDETTEEPHVQVEDPAEDREFVVDAKEHSNYCQVIGIDESLLAATDETENKELYSTHPEKEDLKLAMPGEDNTVIDHERSITDNDVVCSYTDSDLTELVGAKPAETEEKLKQDDELFIAVRKDRNGFTNQPEMDEGVLESQPQVNSFVEPPASPDIVEERDVTDPESIGKAEIIANKQQNFSSKQKDINGNAVVAVNGENPVSSIEEHQEVLQHRSDNVETGEGDTALTQKGNEGIPEDVTAVVEIGKTSDPDLLSVQEKMGDSSQEESKMLVDELRTVAPSDASGWHNEHTTKPVDNHEPVNAAVNDNDVQLHDHSTIVLQHVDADALLSETVTNNPYILGDLANCLDIEYQYGKIPCWRDLAKLLAIPADIYKHCNTLSITSPTEDLFSFLSAIKPQLTIAEIKEALEEIGRLDVAQLLETRIKAGVLSEDSVVTSLVERQDTDVLARMALRLDGKMSCNWRDLALQLNVPNRVSCNFDPHQQYDNDNYHSSIMLLKFIPQFDPEFTLDKLKASLSAIGVRDAVPVIENAGIPGYQLFKNVLDDSLLVDQVSELLNKDPPSPNWRDLAAELEIPVKKLKIFELSEDDSSPTKLLLKRTAKYEPDMTFEELVLALVAMKRQDVLDILYKYFLSDDIDWILEENNLFAVVGDKLDEIQDRVE, encoded by the exons ATGAACAAGGTTGAGTTTGCTGTTTGTCGCATCAAAGAAAAGCTTCCCAAGAGTCAAGGATTTGCTACAAGGGGATGCGGCTGTGTTGTTTGTCACGAGAGCCTTTCGTCTTCGTGGGGATGGAAATGCCCGTATTTCATTGTGACCCCAAGTGTCGTGCTGTGTCACAACGATTTGGCTTCTGAAAAGAGTTTTGTGGCAGAATTTTCGAGCAAAGATGGACGTGGCTTGGAAACATTTGAGATAAAGCAAATGTCTGATTTTTGTAAGGATGTTGTTGGTCGAAGATTGGATAATCTCAAACAAGCTCTTTATCTCACTTTCGTATCCGTTGATCCGCTGGGTAAGCGCGGCTTTTTTAAGAAAATGGGTAAGAGAGGAAGTTTACAAACTTATAGACCTTTAAATGTCATGGAAAATAAAACCACAGAGGAGCCGATGGAGAGTTTGTTCTGTCATGTGATTACCAATCTCTTTAGTGAATCAACGATCAACTCGCCTCTTACAACGCAAATTTACAAACTTGAGTTCGAGTTAGAAACGGGAAAGTTTTGTCTGCAAGATTTTAGTGGGCACAAGAAAACTTTTAATCAAGAAATGCCGCCAATTGGTGCTGTGATTTTCAACAACAAAGGTGAATTTGCTGGACTTTTGCGAAATTTTTCGGATTCCTGTGTGACGCCTGTATTTTTACCTGAACTATTTTTGAAAG GAAATGAAATGGTAAACTATGTGGAATGGTCAAATTCTGGAAATGGTTTAAGCCCTGAAAGCCATGACGAACTTGAGCAGTCCAAAGGCAACTTGCAACAGGGAGCTGATTCAAGTGCTGGTCATGCTGTATACAAAGAAAAGTTACCTGAGGATAAAAATAATGGTGTTGCTGCTTCTGAAATATTGAGTCTAGGGCAAATGAGCAATTTAACTTCTTTAGGTGGAGTTCCAGGAGAGGTAAAAGATGTAAGTGCCACATCTGTTTCGAAGGATAGTTATTTGAACACTACAGAAGGATCCTTCAAAACAGGGATGATGCATGCTGATGTTGAGGTAACAAATGGACTTGGGCAAGTTGAACAAATTCCCCAAAGGTTTGTTACTTGTGATGAAACCTGGAGAATTAGAGAAGAAGGTCTGGCAaatccaacagatcatgaaaatgATAACAAAGAAGAGGACTCTTCACTTTCGGGGGAGACAAAGGAGAGTCCCCGCCTCATGGATGAAATTAGGGACATATTATCTTCTGATAAAGCTTTGGACATTTTTGATCAAACAATAAAAGGTTCTTATCAGACTGAGAAAGATCCTGCAACAGACAGTGACCTTGGACAAAGAGCCTCTGAGGCAACTTTAGTGGTTCCTCATATGATAGGATCAGCTTCAGATGTGACGGACAAGGATCTAGAAGTAACGAAAACGGCGTCAAGTGAGACTGCAGATGCCTCAGATTGGGCAATGGTGGCTTCTGGTGACAACATGTTAGTTTCTCAGAGAGAGGGAAATCTTGATAGGGTAGAGAAGACTACTGGAAATGGGACAGAAACAGAAGTACTTCCTAAAGAGATGGAGGTAGCTCCTAGTAAAAGAGAGGTGGCATTTGATGAGACAGAAGTGACTATAGACAGAAGTAAAGAAGTCCCTGATTCAACAAAAGGATCTCTTGGAAAGGAAGAAGACTTAATCACAGGAGAGATTGAAGTCACTGATATTGATGCAGTTGTTAAGGATGGATACAAAGTTCATAACATGGTAGAAGCATCTCCTGATATTATTCAAGGAGGCACAGATGAGACGAAATTAGCCCTTGATGAGGAACAGTTAGGCACAGATGCAACTGATGTGAATCCACTCCAGACAGAGGATATTGCTGGTGACATGAAAGTTATGTCTGAACAGATAGAGAATACTTCTGTTGAGACAACATTAGCTGCTAGCACCAAAGGAGAAGCTCTTAGTGATAGGAAGGAAGCTCCGGATCAGACAATTGAAGTTTCATACAACGAAGAAGAACTTTCTGTGAGGATAGATGGTGAAGCTGATTcagagatgacgtcaagaaatGATGAAACAACAGAGGAACCACATGTGCAAGTAGAGGATCCTGCTGAAGACAGGGAATTTGTTGTTGATGCCAAAGAGCACAGTAACTATTGTCAGGTGATCGGAATTGATGAAAGTTTATTGGCTGCAACAGATGAAACAGAAAATAAAGAACTTTATTCCACACATCCAGAAAAAGAAGATTTGAAGTTGGCAATGCCTGGTGAAGATAATACAGTGATAGATCACGAGAGAAGTATCACTGATAATGATGTGGTTTGTAGTTATACAGACAGTGATTTGACTGAACTTGTTGGAGCAAAGCCTGCAGAAACTgaagaaaagttaaaacaaGATGATGAATTATTCATTGCAGTTAGAAAGGACAGAAATGGTTTCACAAACCAGCCAGAGATGGATGAAGGTGTATTGGAGAGCCAGCCTCAAGTAAACTCTTTCGTTGAACCTCCAGCAAGCCCTGACATCGTTGAAGAAAGAGACGTGACTGATCCTGAATCAATCGGGAAAGCAGAAATTAtagcaaacaaacaacaaaattttagttcaaaacaaaaagacatTAATGGCAACGCTGTAGTTGCAGTTAATGGAGAGAATCCTGTCAGTAGTATTGAAGAACATCAAGAGGTGTTACAACATCGCTCTGATAATGTTGAAACTGGGGAAGGAGATACTGCACTTACACAGAAAGGAAACGAAGGAATACCAGAAGATGTGACTGCAGTTGTAGAAATAGGCAAGACCTCTGACCCTGACCTTCTGTCAGTTCAAGAGAAGATGGGAGACAGTTCCCAGGAGGAGAGCAAAATGTTGGTGGATGAATTGAGAACAGTTGCTCCCTCTGATGCAAGTGGATGGCACAATGAACATACGACAAAGCCCGTGGACAATCATGAGCCAGTCAATGCAGCTGTGAATGACAACGATGTGCAACTTCATGATCATAGCACCATTGTCTTGCAGCACGTTGATGCAG ATGCACTCCTCTCTGAGACAGTAACAAATAACCCTTATATTCTGGGAGACCTTGCAAATTGTTTGGATATTGAATACCAGTATGGAAAGATTCCTTGTTGGAGAGATCTCGCAAAATTGCTTGCTATACCTGCTGACATATATAAGCATTGCAACACCCTCTCTATCACAAGTCCTACGGAAgatttgttttcgtttttgtcaGCAATAAAACCACAGCTAACCATTGCAGAAATTAAAGAGGCTCTTGAGGAAATTGGCAGGCTTGATGTTGCTCAATTGCTTGAGACGAGAATTAAAG CTGGTGTTTTAAGTGAAGACAGTGTCGTCACTAGCCTTGTGGAGAGACAGGATACAGACGTACTGGCAAGAATGGCACTTAGACTTGACGGGAAAATGTCTTGCAACTGGAGAGATCTTGCATTACAGCTAAATGTGCCAAACCGTGTTTCATGCAATTTTGACCCTCATCAGCAGTACGATaacgataattatcattcatCCATAATGCTTTTGAAGTTCATTCCACAATTTGATCCTGAGTTCACTCTGGATAAACTAAAGGCTTCTCTGTCTGCTATTGGTGTAAGGGATGCTGTCCCTGTTATTGAAAATGCCGGCATTCCTG gaTATCAGTTATTCAAAAATGTCCTTGATGATTCACTTCTGGTTGATCAAGTAAGTGAGTTGCTTAACAAAGATCCACCATCACCTAACTGGAGGGATTTGGCAGCAGAGCTTGAGATCCCTGTAAAAAAATTGAAGATCTTCGAACTCTCAGAAGATGACAGCAGTCCAACAAAACTTTTGCTTAAAAGAACTGCAAAGTATGAACCTGATATGACATTTGAGGAATTGGTCCTTGCACTTGTGGCTATGAAAAGACAAGATGTCTTGGATATACtttacaaatattttttaa